One Sagittula stellata E-37 genomic window carries:
- the pstA gene encoding phosphate ABC transporter permease PstA — MTDASMDTADAPRGKISLTAADARTKHRNAAEKRFQMYGLAAIGTGIFFLVVLLWAILANGLTAFQQTFIEVPVYLDEAKLDKNGNRDIEDIKKVSTFGYQPLIQQAILAQVQDEGFDTPLEDAKDMKALISASAAAQLRDYVIANPDRIGQTIDFRILASSRVDGYFKGRVKRDDLARDKNIDAEHLDLVDQMRRAGLIQKSFNTEFIFGADASESRPEQAGLGVSMLGSFFMMLVVLALSLPIGVAASIYLEEFAPQNRWTDLIEVNISNLAAVPSIVFGILGLAVFIQFMHLPQSAPLVGGLVLTLMTLPTIIISTRASLKSVPPSIRDAALGVGASKMQAVFHHVLPLAMPGILTGTIIGLAQALGETAPLLLIGMVGYIATNYPDGIAEGFMSPNSAMPAQIYEWAKRADPAYYERAWGGIIILLVFLLTMNIIAIILRRRFERRW; from the coding sequence ATGACTGACGCATCCATGGACACCGCCGATGCACCGCGCGGCAAGATTTCCCTGACCGCCGCCGACGCCCGCACGAAGCACCGCAACGCCGCCGAAAAACGGTTCCAGATGTACGGCCTTGCCGCCATCGGCACCGGCATCTTCTTCCTTGTGGTGCTGCTCTGGGCGATCCTGGCGAACGGCCTGACCGCCTTCCAGCAGACCTTCATCGAGGTGCCCGTCTACCTGGACGAGGCGAAGCTGGACAAGAACGGCAACCGCGACATCGAGGACATCAAGAAGGTCTCGACCTTCGGCTACCAGCCGCTGATCCAGCAGGCGATCCTCGCACAGGTGCAGGACGAGGGCTTCGACACCCCGCTTGAGGACGCGAAGGACATGAAGGCGCTGATCTCCGCCTCCGCCGCGGCACAACTGCGTGACTACGTGATCGCCAACCCCGACCGGATCGGCCAGACCATCGACTTTCGCATCCTCGCCTCCTCGCGCGTGGACGGCTACTTCAAGGGCCGGGTCAAACGCGACGACCTGGCGCGGGACAAGAACATCGACGCCGAGCATCTCGACCTCGTGGACCAGATGCGCAGGGCCGGCCTGATCCAGAAGTCCTTTAACACCGAGTTCATCTTCGGGGCCGACGCCTCCGAATCCCGCCCCGAACAGGCCGGGCTGGGCGTGTCGATGCTGGGTTCGTTCTTCATGATGCTGGTGGTGCTGGCGCTGTCGCTGCCCATCGGGGTCGCCGCCTCCATCTACCTTGAGGAATTCGCGCCTCAGAACCGCTGGACCGACCTGATCGAGGTGAACATCTCTAATCTCGCTGCCGTGCCGTCCATCGTCTTTGGTATCCTGGGTCTTGCGGTCTTCATCCAGTTCATGCACCTGCCGCAGTCGGCGCCGCTGGTCGGTGGCCTGGTGCTGACGCTGATGACCCTGCCGACGATCATCATCTCGACCCGCGCCTCGCTGAAGTCGGTGCCGCCGTCGATCCGTGACGCGGCGCTCGGGGTGGGCGCGTCGAAGATGCAGGCGGTCTTTCACCACGTGCTGCCGCTGGCCATGCCGGGGATCCTGACCGGCACCATCATCGGTCTGGCGCAGGCACTCGGCGAAACCGCGCCACTCCTGCTGATCGGCATGGTGGGCTACATCGCCACCAACTATCCCGACGGCATCGCCGAAGGCTTCATGTCGCCGAACTCCGCCATGCCCGCGCAGATCTACGAATGGGCCAAGCGCGCCGACCCGGCTTATTACGAACGCGCCTGGGGCGGGATCATCATCCTCCTGGTCTTCCTGCTGACCATGAACATCATCGCCATCATCCTGCGACGCCGCTTCGAGCGCCGCTGGTAA
- the pstC gene encoding phosphate ABC transporter permease subunit PstC: protein MPLLWLIVIVLALAAIGYVAARGRAMKSAGGDSRHLHSLPSYYGSNAAIKVVVPAFLLLIVWLLAQPLYVNAVVSGMIPDTEVAEGSNLSLVMAEVRRAADGIDNAIAAGLMRPDAVADLGASDVTQTLKDAGQIVTSELTPAVLDAARKFRVLNNSGTLYMTVAVIVLALAGLGIALRETNKDFRARNVVETSIRYLLIAAASIAILTTVGIVFSLIGNTIRFFSLYPAGDFFGSLTWSPSFGGGSELGIWPLLWGTLYISFVALLVAVPIGLFAAVYLSEYAGPKMRAFAKPALEVLAGIPTIVYGLFALLTVGPLLLSVFGSDGLGWMQGTRAVITAGIAMGIMLIPFVSSLSDDIINAVPQAMRDGSYGLGATKSETIKQVILPAALPGIVGAILLATSRAIGETMIVVLGAGAAAKLSLNPFEAMTTVTTRIVSQLTGDADFASPEALVAFALGMTLFILTLGLNVFALYIVRKYREQYE from the coding sequence ATGCCATTACTCTGGCTCATCGTGATCGTGCTTGCGCTGGCCGCCATCGGCTACGTCGCAGCGCGCGGCCGCGCAATGAAGAGCGCGGGCGGCGACAGCCGTCACCTTCACTCGCTGCCGTCCTATTACGGCTCGAACGCGGCGATCAAGGTCGTCGTACCCGCCTTCCTGCTGCTGATCGTCTGGCTTCTGGCGCAGCCGCTTTACGTGAACGCGGTGGTTTCCGGGATGATCCCCGACACCGAGGTCGCCGAGGGCAGCAACCTGTCGCTGGTGATGGCCGAGGTCCGCCGCGCCGCCGACGGCATCGACAACGCCATAGCGGCTGGTCTGATGCGGCCCGACGCCGTGGCCGACCTCGGCGCGTCCGACGTCACGCAGACGCTGAAGGACGCCGGCCAGATCGTCACGTCCGAGCTGACCCCCGCCGTTTTGGACGCCGCGCGCAAATTCCGCGTGCTCAACAACAGCGGCACCCTCTACATGACCGTGGCCGTGATCGTCCTGGCGCTGGCCGGGCTGGGAATCGCCCTGCGCGAGACCAACAAGGACTTCCGTGCCCGTAACGTGGTCGAGACCTCCATCCGCTACCTGCTGATCGCGGCCGCCTCCATCGCGATCCTGACGACCGTGGGCATCGTGTTCTCGCTGATCGGCAACACCATCCGGTTCTTCAGCCTCTACCCGGCGGGCGACTTCTTCGGCTCGCTCACCTGGTCGCCCTCCTTCGGCGGCGGGTCCGAGCTGGGCATCTGGCCGCTGCTCTGGGGTACGCTCTACATTTCCTTCGTGGCGCTGCTGGTCGCCGTGCCGATCGGGCTGTTCGCCGCCGTCTACCTGTCGGAATACGCCGGCCCGAAGATGCGCGCCTTTGCCAAGCCCGCGCTCGAAGTTCTGGCCGGTATCCCGACCATCGTCTACGGCCTCTTCGCGCTGCTGACGGTCGGCCCGCTGCTGCTGTCGGTCTTCGGCAGCGACGGTCTGGGCTGGATGCAGGGCACCCGCGCCGTCATCACCGCCGGCATCGCGATGGGCATCATGCTGATCCCCTTCGTCTCCTCGCTGTCCGACGACATCATCAACGCCGTACCGCAGGCGATGCGTGACGGATCCTACGGGCTGGGGGCGACGAAGTCCGAGACCATCAAGCAGGTGATCCTGCCCGCAGCCCTGCCGGGCATCGTCGGCGCCATCCTCCTGGCGACCTCACGCGCCATCGGCGAGACGATGATCGTGGTGCTGGGGGCAGGGGCCGCGGCCAAGCTGTCGCTCAACCCCTTCGAGGCGATGACCACCGTGACCACGCGGATCGTCTCGCAGCTGACCGGCGACGCCGACTTTGCATCCCCCGAGGCTCTGGTGGCCTTCGCCCTCGGCATGACCCTCTTCATCCTGACGCTGGGGCTGAACGTCTTCGCCCTCTACATCGTGCGCAAGTACCGGGAGCAGTACGAATGA
- a CDS encoding substrate-binding domain-containing protein: MKFVKLTASALALASAASAAYARDNVQVAGSSTVLPYASIVAEAFGENFDFPTPVVESGGSSAGLKRFCEGVGENTIDIANASRAIREKEIAACADAGVTDIIEVRIGYDGIVFASQIDGPAFTAFEPADIYNALAPKVVKDGELVDNPYTMWSEFNGDLPEAEIMAFIPGTKHGTREVFEEKVLAAGCEATGALQAMLDSGMSEDDAEDACIAVRTDGRSVDIDGDYTETLASIDSNSNGIGVFGLAFYENNTDKLKVATVSGIEPKTETIASGEYPVSRPLYFYIKKAHLGVIPGLKEYAEFFVADEIAGPDGPLSAYGLVADPELAQTQEKVANETTMADEGM; the protein is encoded by the coding sequence ATGAAATTCGTGAAACTGACCGCCTCTGCTCTGGCGCTCGCTTCCGCAGCCTCCGCAGCCTACGCACGTGACAACGTGCAGGTTGCAGGCTCCTCCACAGTTCTGCCTTACGCCTCCATCGTGGCCGAAGCGTTCGGCGAAAACTTCGACTTCCCGACCCCGGTCGTGGAATCCGGTGGTTCCTCCGCCGGCCTCAAGCGCTTCTGCGAAGGCGTGGGCGAGAACACCATCGACATCGCGAACGCGTCCCGCGCGATCCGCGAAAAGGAAATCGCCGCCTGTGCAGACGCCGGCGTGACCGACATCATCGAAGTCCGCATCGGCTATGACGGCATCGTCTTCGCCTCCCAGATCGACGGCCCGGCCTTCACTGCCTTCGAACCGGCGGACATCTACAACGCCCTCGCGCCGAAAGTGGTCAAGGACGGCGAGCTGGTCGACAACCCGTACACCATGTGGTCCGAGTTCAACGGCGACCTGCCGGAAGCCGAGATCATGGCCTTCATCCCCGGAACCAAGCACGGCACCCGTGAAGTCTTCGAAGAGAAGGTCCTGGCGGCTGGCTGCGAAGCGACCGGCGCCCTGCAGGCGATGCTCGACAGCGGCATGTCCGAAGACGACGCCGAAGACGCCTGCATCGCGGTTCGCACCGACGGCCGTTCGGTCGACATCGACGGCGACTACACCGAGACGCTGGCCTCCATCGACTCCAACTCCAACGGCATCGGCGTGTTCGGCCTGGCGTTCTACGAGAACAACACCGACAAGCTGAAGGTCGCGACCGTTTCCGGCATCGAGCCGAAGACCGAGACCATCGCATCCGGCGAATACCCGGTGTCGCGCCCGCTGTACTTCTACATCAAGAAGGCACACCTCGGCGTCATCCCGGGCCTGAAGGAATACGCGGAATTCTTCGTCGCGGACGAGATCGCAGGCCCCGACGGCCCGCTCTCGGCATACGGCCTCGTGGCTGACCCGGAACTGGCACAGACCCAGGAAAAGGTCGCGAACGAGACCACCATGGCCGACGAAGGCATGTAA
- a CDS encoding ATP-binding protein — protein MTEAEAGFVEAIPLPAVMIRRDERIEAANGPALDLLGQAIRGRHFITALRQPGLLDAIETCLRDGSPRAADYLTNDGRQDTTYRVTVRAVTLESGRGVLVCFEDVTPMEQIGQMRRDFVANVSHELRTPLTALIGFIETLKGPARDDPVGQARFLSIMESEAARMNRLIGDLLSLSRVEADERVRPTTRIDPAEIARSTLHGLRPIAEEAGVKLDLSVPATPVTIPGDEDQLRQVLTNLLENAIKYSGRGATVTVALNAVEYEPRVRGRGVRLTVSDTGPGIDQIHLPRLTERFYRVDSHRSREMGGTGLGLAIVKHIVNRHRGRLRVDSELGKGTTFTVILPAT, from the coding sequence ATGACGGAGGCCGAGGCGGGCTTCGTCGAGGCGATCCCGCTGCCTGCCGTGATGATCCGCCGGGACGAGCGGATCGAAGCGGCCAACGGTCCGGCCCTGGACCTGCTGGGACAGGCGATCCGCGGCCGTCACTTCATCACCGCGCTGCGCCAGCCCGGTCTGCTGGACGCGATCGAGACCTGCCTGCGCGACGGCTCGCCCCGTGCCGCCGACTACCTGACCAACGACGGGCGGCAGGACACCACCTACCGCGTGACCGTGCGCGCCGTGACGCTGGAAAGCGGACGCGGCGTGCTGGTCTGTTTCGAGGACGTCACCCCGATGGAGCAGATCGGCCAGATGCGCCGGGACTTCGTCGCGAACGTCAGCCACGAACTGCGCACGCCTCTGACGGCGCTGATCGGCTTCATCGAGACGCTGAAGGGACCGGCGCGCGACGATCCGGTGGGGCAGGCGCGGTTCCTGTCGATCATGGAGTCCGAGGCCGCGCGCATGAACCGCCTGATCGGCGACCTGCTGTCGCTCAGCCGGGTGGAGGCGGACGAACGGGTCAGGCCCACGACCCGGATCGATCCGGCGGAGATCGCCCGCTCGACGCTGCACGGCCTGCGCCCCATCGCCGAGGAGGCGGGCGTGAAGCTCGACCTCTCGGTGCCCGCCACGCCCGTGACCATCCCGGGCGACGAAGACCAGTTGCGCCAGGTGCTGACCAATCTTCTGGAGAACGCCATCAAGTACTCCGGGCGGGGCGCGACGGTCACCGTGGCGCTGAACGCGGTCGAATACGAACCGCGCGTGCGCGGGCGTGGTGTGCGGCTGACCGTCAGCGACACCGGCCCGGGCATCGACCAGATTCACCTGCCGCGCCTCACCGAGCGTTTCTACCGCGTCGACAGCCACCGCTCGCGTGAGATGGGAGGCACGGGTCTGGGGCTGGCCATCGTCAAGCACATCGTGAACCGGCATCGCGGGCGGCTGCGCGTGGACAGCGAACTGGGGAAGGGGACGACCTTCACAGTGATCCTGCCCGCCACCTGA
- a CDS encoding trans-sulfuration enzyme family protein produces the protein MKPTLQRPVTVPPSLSTPVITPLMPSVVYASTTPDELDSQYEGRAQGYTYAREGHPNADVLARRIDALEGCEGGMVLGSGMAAVAAVLLGLTKAGDHVVGGDQLYGRSLRMLTEDLPRLGIATTMAQVTDAASVAAALRPETKMVLIEVVSNPTLRLADLDGIAALCREKGVLLVVDNTFTTPATVKPFEHGADIVLHSVTKLLAGHSDVTLGWIGATDPDLMARMRIFAVTTGMTPSPFDCWLAERGLHTFALRQTRAQDTARRLADHLAGQAGIAKVLYPTRPDHPDMARAQGLLQGQGGNMVSFVLDGGRAEANAFAEAANGVAFAPTLGDVGTTLSHPASSSHRALTPEGRAALGITEGFFRVSVGLEDPDALIACFDAGFAAAGSA, from the coding sequence ATGAAACCCACGCTGCAACGCCCCGTCACCGTCCCGCCAAGCCTGTCGACACCGGTCATCACGCCGCTGATGCCGTCGGTCGTCTACGCTTCGACCACGCCGGACGAACTCGATTCGCAGTACGAGGGCAGGGCGCAGGGCTACACCTACGCGCGTGAAGGCCACCCCAACGCGGACGTCCTGGCCCGCCGCATCGACGCTCTGGAAGGCTGCGAAGGCGGCATGGTGCTGGGGTCCGGCATGGCGGCGGTGGCGGCTGTGCTGCTCGGCCTGACGAAAGCCGGGGACCACGTTGTCGGGGGCGACCAGCTTTATGGGCGTTCGCTGCGGATGCTGACCGAGGACCTGCCGCGCCTCGGCATCGCGACCACCATGGCGCAGGTGACCGACGCCGCCTCGGTCGCCGCCGCGCTGCGTCCCGAGACGAAGATGGTGCTGATCGAGGTCGTCTCCAACCCGACGCTCCGGCTGGCCGATCTCGACGGGATCGCCGCGCTTTGCCGCGAGAAGGGCGTGCTGCTGGTGGTCGACAACACCTTCACCACCCCCGCCACGGTCAAGCCGTTCGAACACGGCGCCGACATCGTGCTGCACTCGGTGACCAAGCTGCTGGCGGGCCATTCCGACGTGACGCTGGGCTGGATCGGCGCGACGGACCCCGACCTGATGGCCAGAATGCGGATCTTTGCGGTGACCACCGGCATGACGCCCAGCCCGTTCGACTGCTGGCTGGCGGAACGCGGGCTGCACACCTTCGCCCTGCGCCAGACGCGCGCGCAGGACACCGCGCGGCGGCTGGCCGATCACCTCGCCGGGCAGGCCGGCATCGCGAAGGTTCTTTACCCGACGCGGCCCGACCATCCCGACATGGCGCGCGCGCAGGGGCTGCTGCAGGGGCAGGGCGGCAACATGGTCAGCTTCGTGCTGGACGGCGGCCGGGCCGAGGCCAACGCCTTCGCCGAAGCCGCCAACGGCGTGGCCTTCGCGCCGACGCTGGGCGACGTGGGCACCACGCTGTCGCACCCGGCCTCCTCCTCGCACCGGGCCCTGACGCCCGAGGGACGCGCGGCACTCGGCATCACCGAAGGGTTCTTCCGCGTGTCCGTGGGCCTCGAAGACCCCGATGCGCTGATCGCCTGTTTCGATGCGGGTTTTGCCGCCGCGGGGAGCGCCTGA
- a CDS encoding gamma carbonic anhydrase family protein: MTIYALDDIEPQLHATAWVAPGAHVIGRIVMEEDSSVWFGSTLRGDNEEIRIGRGSNLQENVVCHTDMGFPLVIGAGCTIGHKVMLHGCTIGDNTLIGMGATILNGAKIGNNCLIGAGALVTEGKEIPDGSLVMGMPGKVVRELTPEAIEELKLSALGYQANARRFAKGLRAL, translated from the coding sequence ATGACCATCTACGCCCTGGACGACATCGAACCGCAACTGCACGCCACCGCATGGGTCGCGCCCGGCGCGCATGTCATCGGCCGCATCGTGATGGAAGAGGACAGCTCCGTCTGGTTCGGCAGCACCCTGCGTGGCGACAACGAGGAAATCCGCATCGGCCGTGGCTCCAACCTGCAGGAGAACGTCGTCTGCCACACCGACATGGGCTTTCCGCTGGTGATCGGCGCGGGCTGCACCATCGGCCACAAGGTCATGCTGCACGGCTGCACCATCGGCGACAACACCCTGATCGGCATGGGCGCGACGATCCTGAACGGGGCGAAGATCGGCAACAACTGCCTGATCGGCGCCGGCGCTCTGGTGACCGAGGGCAAGGAGATCCCCGACGGCAGCCTCGTCATGGGCATGCCGGGCAAGGTCGTGCGCGAGCTCACCCCGGAGGCCATCGAGGAGCTCAAGCTGTCCGCGCTTGGCTATCAGGCCAACGCACGGCGCTTTGCCAAGGGTCTGCGCGCGCTCTGA
- the gmk gene encoding guanylate kinase, translating into MPNRRGLLIILSSPSGAGKSTLSRRLLDWDPSLRFSVSATTRAPRPGEVDGQHYHFLAEEEFKRTVNDQGMLEHAHVFGHFYGSPRAPVEAAIGQGRDVLFDIDWQGAQQIVNSALGPHTLSVFILPPSIAELRRRLVGRGQDSPDVIAKRMQKSWDEISHWGSYDYVLVNDDLDAAFDRLKTIVSATRLRRLQQPWLVDHVRSLQSEFEELA; encoded by the coding sequence CTGCCGAACCGCCGCGGTCTGCTGATCATCCTGTCCTCGCCCTCAGGCGCGGGGAAATCCACGCTGTCGCGGCGCCTGCTGGACTGGGACCCGTCGCTCAGGTTTTCGGTCTCGGCCACGACCCGCGCGCCGCGCCCCGGCGAGGTGGACGGCCAGCACTATCACTTTCTCGCCGAAGAAGAATTCAAGCGCACGGTCAACGATCAGGGGATGCTGGAGCACGCCCATGTCTTCGGCCACTTCTACGGCTCGCCCCGCGCGCCGGTGGAGGCCGCGATCGGGCAGGGGCGCGACGTGCTCTTCGACATCGACTGGCAGGGCGCGCAGCAGATCGTGAACTCCGCACTCGGGCCGCACACGCTGTCGGTCTTCATCCTGCCGCCCTCCATCGCCGAACTGCGCCGCCGCCTTGTCGGGCGCGGACAGGACTCGCCCGACGTGATCGCCAAGCGGATGCAGAAAAGCTGGGACGAGATCTCCCACTGGGGCAGCTACGACTACGTGCTGGTGAACGACGATCTCGACGCCGCGTTCGACCGGCTGAAGACCATCGTCTCCGCCACCCGTCTGCGCCGCCTGCAACAACCCTGGCTGGTGGACCACGTCCGCAGCCTGCAATCCGAATTCGAGGAACTCGCATGA
- a CDS encoding YicC/YloC family endoribonuclease yields MRQSMTGFANVQGAAFGLSWAWELRGVNGKGLDLRLRLPDWVEGLEAQVRALAAKAIVRGNVQIGLRLTAQAGEGALRLDETQLTAVLDAMSRIEAEAMERGLSLAPSTAAEVVGLRGVLTSEAAEVDQEALRNLLVADFSRALDAFVGMRQSEGAALTEIVMRQLAEIESLVTEAEAAIAARAEAQVQRFRAQLARVTDNVDGIDEARIAQELALIAVKSDVTEEIDRLRAHIGAARDLMATKGAIGRKLDFLCQEFNREANTLCSKSGDAELTRIGLSLKTAIDQMREQIQNVE; encoded by the coding sequence ATGCGCCAGTCCATGACCGGCTTCGCGAATGTGCAGGGCGCGGCCTTCGGCCTGTCCTGGGCGTGGGAACTGAGGGGCGTCAACGGCAAGGGGCTGGACCTTCGCCTGCGCCTGCCCGACTGGGTCGAGGGGCTCGAAGCCCAGGTGCGGGCCCTTGCGGCCAAGGCAATTGTGCGGGGCAACGTGCAGATCGGGTTGCGCCTGACCGCCCAGGCGGGCGAGGGCGCGCTGCGGCTCGACGAAACGCAACTGACCGCCGTGCTCGACGCGATGTCGCGGATCGAGGCGGAGGCGATGGAGCGCGGCCTGTCGCTGGCACCGTCCACCGCCGCGGAAGTGGTGGGCCTGCGCGGCGTGCTGACCTCGGAGGCCGCAGAAGTCGACCAGGAGGCGCTCCGCAACCTGCTGGTTGCCGACTTCTCCCGGGCGCTCGATGCCTTTGTCGGAATGCGGCAAAGTGAGGGCGCGGCTTTGACAGAGATCGTGATGCGCCAGCTGGCGGAGATCGAGTCTCTGGTGACAGAGGCCGAGGCCGCCATTGCCGCCCGGGCCGAGGCACAGGTCCAGCGCTTCCGCGCCCAGCTTGCGCGCGTCACCGACAACGTGGACGGCATCGACGAGGCACGCATCGCGCAGGAACTGGCGCTGATCGCGGTGAAATCCGACGTCACCGAGGAAATCGACCGCCTGCGCGCCCACATCGGCGCCGCCCGTGACCTCATGGCCACCAAGGGCGCAATCGGCCGCAAGCTCGACTTCCTGTGCCAGGAGTTCAACCGCGAGGCCAACACCCTGTGTTCGAAGTCGGGCGATGCCGAACTGACCCGCATCGGCCTGAGCCTCAAGACCGCCATCGACCAGATGCGCGAGCAGATCCAGAACGTGGAATGA
- a CDS encoding PAS domain-containing protein: MFGKGGNGQGIVSMTEREKARREAPLRQVETYWRGLCDGTSVPLRSQVDPRGMESALENAFLLERIAPSMAKIRVAGSHLNDLMGMQVAGMPLSSLIAPGDRERFGQGVTALFADPAIVRIDLRAEGGFGKPELEASLILLPLRSDFGDMTRGLGALISHGRVGRTPRRFQVVRMHISAAVSGTPATPGLAAAEAPKPARPAFEVREEQRTFTPAPAPVGTSDEAQPVVQRGHLRLIVDND, encoded by the coding sequence ATGTTTGGCAAGGGCGGAAACGGACAAGGGATCGTTTCGATGACGGAGCGGGAAAAGGCACGGCGCGAAGCGCCCTTGCGCCAGGTGGAAACCTATTGGCGCGGGTTGTGCGACGGGACCTCTGTCCCGCTTCGCAGCCAGGTCGATCCGAGAGGCATGGAGAGCGCGCTGGAAAACGCGTTCCTGCTGGAACGGATCGCACCGTCGATGGCGAAGATCCGGGTGGCGGGCTCGCATCTCAATGACCTGATGGGCATGCAGGTGGCCGGCATGCCGCTGTCGAGCCTGATCGCGCCGGGCGACCGCGAACGGTTCGGCCAGGGCGTCACGGCGCTGTTCGCCGATCCGGCGATCGTGCGCATCGACCTGCGGGCCGAAGGCGGCTTCGGCAAGCCCGAACTGGAAGCGAGCCTTATCCTTCTGCCGCTGCGGTCGGACTTCGGCGACATGACCCGCGGACTGGGTGCGCTGATCAGCCATGGTCGGGTCGGCCGGACGCCGCGCCGGTTCCAGGTCGTGCGGATGCACATTTCGGCTGCGGTCAGCGGAACACCGGCCACGCCCGGCCTGGCCGCCGCGGAGGCACCGAAGCCGGCGCGCCCGGCATTCGAGGTTCGCGAAGAGCAGCGGACGTTCACCCCGGCCCCTGCCCCGGTCGGGACGTCTGACGAGGCGCAGCCCGTCGTTCAGCGCGGGCACCTGCGCCTGATCGTGGACAACGACTGA
- a CDS encoding class II 3-deoxy-7-phosphoheptulonate synthase, whose protein sequence is MTEWQKSNWRALPRVQMPEYTDAEALHAVEAQLAKYPPLVFAGEARRLKSLLGAAGRGEAFLLQGGDCAESFEQFSANAIRDTFKVMLQMAMVLTFGAKVPVVKVGRMAGQFAKPRSAPTEVVDGVELPSYRGDIINDLPFTPDARIPNPQKMLQAYTQAAATLNLLRAFSTGGYADVHQVHQWTLGFTEGEKAAKYRDMAARITDTLDFIRAAGVSNEQAHTLQTVEFYTSHEGLLLEYEEALTRMDSTSGKWLAGSGHMVWIGDRTRQPDGAHVEFCRGIMNPVGLKCGPTTTADDLKVLMSKLNPQNEEGKLTLIARFGAGKVAENLPRLVKAVQEEGAKVTWVCDPMHGNTIKSATGYKTRPFDNVLREVREFFGVHEAEGTVPGGVHFEMTGLDVTECTGGVREVTEENLSDRYHTACDPRLNASQSLELAFLVAEELTARRENAAAAAHG, encoded by the coding sequence ATGACCGAGTGGCAGAAATCGAACTGGCGCGCACTCCCGCGGGTTCAGATGCCCGAGTATACGGACGCCGAGGCGCTGCATGCCGTCGAGGCACAGCTGGCAAAGTATCCTCCGCTGGTCTTTGCCGGTGAAGCCCGACGCCTGAAGTCCCTCTTGGGGGCCGCGGGCCGTGGCGAGGCGTTCCTGCTTCAGGGCGGCGACTGCGCCGAGTCCTTCGAACAGTTCAGCGCGAACGCCATCCGCGACACCTTCAAGGTGATGTTGCAGATGGCCATGGTGCTGACCTTCGGCGCCAAGGTGCCGGTGGTGAAGGTGGGCCGCATGGCCGGCCAGTTCGCCAAGCCGCGCTCCGCCCCGACCGAGGTGGTGGATGGCGTCGAGCTGCCGAGCTACCGTGGCGATATCATCAACGATCTGCCCTTCACCCCGGATGCGCGCATCCCCAACCCGCAGAAGATGCTGCAGGCCTACACGCAGGCCGCCGCCACGCTGAACCTGCTGCGCGCGTTCTCCACCGGCGGTTACGCCGACGTGCACCAGGTGCACCAGTGGACACTGGGTTTCACCGAGGGCGAGAAGGCCGCGAAGTACCGCGACATGGCCGCGCGCATCACCGACACGCTGGACTTCATCCGCGCGGCGGGCGTCTCGAACGAGCAGGCGCACACCCTGCAAACGGTCGAATTCTACACCTCGCACGAGGGCCTGCTGCTGGAATACGAAGAGGCGCTGACCCGGATGGATTCGACCTCCGGCAAGTGGCTCGCGGGTTCCGGCCACATGGTCTGGATCGGCGACCGCACCCGTCAGCCCGACGGCGCGCATGTCGAATTCTGCCGAGGCATCATGAACCCGGTCGGCCTGAAGTGCGGCCCGACCACCACCGCCGACGACCTCAAGGTCCTGATGTCGAAGCTCAACCCGCAGAACGAAGAGGGCAAGCTGACGCTGATCGCGCGCTTCGGCGCCGGCAAGGTGGCCGAGAACCTGCCGCGCCTCGTCAAGGCCGTGCAGGAAGAGGGTGCCAAGGTGACATGGGTCTGCGATCCGATGCACGGCAACACGATCAAGTCGGCCACCGGCTACAAGACGCGCCCCTTCGACAACGTCCTGCGCGAGGTCCGCGAATTCTTTGGCGTGCACGAGGCAGAGGGCACCGTGCCCGGTGGCGTGCATTTCGAGATGACGGGCCTCGACGTGACCGAATGCACCGGCGGCGTGCGTGAAGTGACCGAAGAGAATCTCAGCGACCGCTACCACACCGCCTGCGACCCGCGTCTAAATGCGTCCCAGTCGCTGGAGCTGGCATTCCTCGTGGCCGAGGAACTGACCGCCCGTCGCGAAAACGCCGCCGCTGCCGCGCACGGCTGA